A single window of Syngnathus acus chromosome 23, fSynAcu1.2, whole genome shotgun sequence DNA harbors:
- the slc41a2b gene encoding solute carrier family 41 member 2: MSIESLGGAIGDSLGSSLTVRMSGAGGIRSPLSLKSVGRITSLLQTMVPTGYTKLQEERLALVDLGAKPEASLQNGYRQEMAHLEGRRPPDRASRSSVTLSDIGEGSYLELEPMLAERRLSDDDDNGHQNEEEEEAAQPAVHILPKESPLAMAFQILVPFLLAGFGTVSAGMVLDVVQHWEAFQYITEIFILVPALLGLKGNLEMTLASRLSTAVNVGKMDSPIEKWNLIIGNLALKQVQATVVGFLAAVAAVVLGWIPEGKFQMSHAVLLCSSSVATAFIASLLQGFIMVGVIVGSKKTGINPDNVATPIAASFGDLITLAILAWISQGLYKCLDSYPYVSSVVCAFFMCLTPLWMVISSKHPASRTLLYSGWEPVITAMVISSIGGLILDKTVSDPNLAGIVVYTPVINGIGGNLVAIQSSRISTFLHFHFAPGEVPDEAKGCYYPCRTFFGTGANHRSAQVLLLLVIPGHLIFLYTIHLMKSGHTTLTPIFMSVYLATALLQVLLLLCIADWMVHSMWRSGKDPDSFSIPYLTALGDLLGTALLALSFHFLWLIGDQDSDVGD; the protein is encoded by the exons ATGAGCATTGAGAGTCTCGGCGGAGCGATCGGGGATTCCCTGGGCTCTAGCCTGACGGTCCGTATGAGCGGTGCAGGCGGCATTCGTAGTCCTCTCTCCCTGAAATCCGTCGGTCGGATCACCTCGCTCCTGCAAACCATGGTCCCCACCGGCTACACCAAGCTCCAGGAGGAGCGGCTGGCTCTGGTCGATCTCGGTGCCAAACCCGAAGCCTCACTCCAGAACGGTTACAGACAAGAGATGGCTCACCTGGAAGGCCGGCGGCCGCCGGACCGTGCCTCTCGTTCCTCCGTCACTCTGTCGGACATTGGAGAGGGAAGCTACTTGGAACTGGAACCCATGTTGGCTGAGAGGAGGCTctcagatgatgatgataatggcCACCagaatgaagaggaggaggaagcggcGCAACCCGCTGTGCACATTCTGCCCAAGGAGTCGCCACTGGCTATGGCTTTTCAGATCCTCGTGCCTTTCCTGTTGGCCGGTTTTGGAACTGTATCAGCTGGCATGGTGCTGGATGTTGTACAG CACTGGGAGGCGTTCCAGTACATCACCGAAATCTTCATCCTGGTTCCCGCTCTGCTCGGCCTCAAGGGCAACTTGGAGATGACTCTGGCCTCACGCCTCTCGACAGcg GTGAACGTGGGCAAGATGGACTCGCCGATTGAAAAGTGGAATCTCATCATCGGCAACTTGGCGCTCAAGCAG gtGCAGGCCACCGTGGTGGGCTTCTTGGCAGCCGTGGCGGCCGTGGTTCTGGGCTGGATCCCCGAGGGGAAGTTCCAGATGAGCCACGCGGTGTTGCTGTGCTCCAGCAGTGTCGCCACGGCCTTCATCGCCTCCTTGCTGCAGG GTTTCATCATGGTGGGTGTGATCGTGGGCTCGAAGAAAACGGGCATTAACCCGGACAACGTCGCCACGCCTATCGCCGCCAGTTTTGGAGACCTCATCACGTTGGCCATCCTGGCCTGGATCAGCCAGGGCCTCTACAAGTGCCTCG aTTCCTACCCGTACGTTTCCTCCGTGGTGTGTGCCTTCTTCATGTGTCTGACGCCGCTGTGGATGGTCATCTCGTCCAAGCACCCGGCCAGCCGCACGCTGCTCTACTCCGGCTGGGAGCCGGTCATCACCGCCATGGTCATCAGCAG CATCGGAGGGCTCATCCTGGACAAAACGGTGTCTGACCCCAATCTGGCTGGAATTGTGGTGTACACCCCCGTCATCAATG GTATCGGAGGTAACCTGGTGGCCATTCAGTCCAGCCGGATCTCCACTTTCCTGCACTTCCACTTCGCGCCGGGGGAGGTCCCGGACGAGGCCAAGGGCTGCTACTACCCCTGCCGCAcgttcttcggcacag GAGCCAACCACCGCTCGGCGCAggttctcctcctcctggtgATCCCCGGCCACCTTATCTTCCTCTACACCATCCACCTAATGAAGAGCGGACACACCACGCTGACGCCCATCTTCATGTCCGTCTACCTGGCCACCGCTTTGCTGCAA gtgttgctgctgttgtgcATCGCTGACTGGATGGTGCACTCCATGTGGCGCAGCGGCAAAGACCCCGACAGCTTCTCCATCCCCTACCTGACGGCGCTGGGCGACCTGCTGGGCACCGCTCTGCTGGCGCTCAGCTTCCACTTCCTGTGGCTCATCGGCGACCAGGACAGCGACGTGGGCGACTGA
- the prl2 gene encoding prolactin 2, protein MPRILTPVWVLLAGITLSGRPANVAAAAICANGHARCRVLSLANLFDRVIQHSARMHGLSNDLHAKFEQYFVPSGNHIGRSSRNCHTSTLLTPNDKENAQRMPREELTEVILKLLVAWRDPLWHFHRITAHQHDLANFSSDMSRQMSDMVHELRKGVEKVAEKMQTLGMMSNSVSTLSSVEELLPPESGEWRLMKDHELLYCFRRDSDKIQNYLKILKCRIVPEHGC, encoded by the exons ATGCCGCGAATCCTCACACCAG TTTGGGTGTTACTGGCTGGAATAACGTTGAGCGGCAGACCGGCCAACGTGGCTGCGGCAGCGATCTGTGCCAACGGCCATGCCAGGTGCCGCGTCCTCTCGCTGGCCAACCTGTTTGACAGAGTCATTCAGCACTCGGCCAGGATGCACGGCCTCTCCAATGACCTTCACGCTAAGTTT GAGCAGTACTTCGTGCCCAGTGGGAATCACATTGGAAGGAGCAGTCGGAACTGTCACACCTCCACCCTCCTCACCCCCAACGACAAGGAGAACGCTCAGCGAATGCCG CGCGAGGAGCTAACCGAGGTGATCCTGAAGCTCCTGGTGGCGTGGAGAGACCCCCTGTGGCATTTCCACCGGATCACGGCGCACCAGCACGACCTGGCTAATTTCAGCTCGGACATGTCCCGCCAGATGAGCGATATGGTGCATGAGCTACGCAAAGGAGTCGAGAAAGTGGCCGAGAAG ATGCAGACGCTGGGGATGATGAGCAACTCTGTCAGCACGCTGTCGTCCGTGGAGGAACTCCTGCCCCCGGAAAGTGGCGAGTGGCGCCTGATGAAAGACCACGAGCTCCTCTACTGCTTTCGCCGCGACTCGGACAAGATCCAGAACTACTTGAAGATCCTCAAGTGTCGCATCGTACCAGAGCACGGCTGCTGA
- the krr1 gene encoding KRR1 small subunit processome component homolog, with product MDSVSEAQAGKKSKKEKKPADEADLLTVPDGWKEEAFTKEDNPRGMLEESSFATLFPKYREAYLKDCWPLVEKALGETHIKASLDLIEGSMTVCTTKKTYDPYVIIRARDLIKLLARSVPFEQAVRILQDDVACDIIKIGTLVRNRERFVKRRQRLIGPKGSTLKALELLTNCYVMVQGNTVSALGPFNGLKEVRKVVMDTMKNIHPIYNIKTLMIKRELSKDPELRVQNWERFLPQFRHKNLTKRKEPKKKTVKKEYTPFPPPQPDSQVDKELASGEFFLRASVKKMAKMAEIKVKQAQALTKKQEQRKKAFIPPKEKPIVKKTKAPEESKLDIDAIKEKVKKAKTKKLGAPPVNPAPPVTSSATNKKKKAKSKN from the exons ATGGACAGCGTGAGTGAAGCGCAAGCTGGGAAAAAgtccaaaaaggaaaaaaagccgG CGGATGAAGCCGATCTGCTGACTGTTCCCGATGGCTGGAAAGAGGAGGCCTTTACCAAAGAAGACAACCCCCGCGGTATGTTGGAGGAGAGCAGCTTTGCCACCCTCTTCCCAAAATACAGAGAGGCCTATCTGAAAGATTGCTGGCCATTGGTGGAGAAGGCTTTGGGAGAAACG CATATTAAAGCCTCCCTCGACCTGATTGAGGGAAGCATGACTGTCTGCACTACTAAAAAAACCTATGACCCATACGTCATCATCAGAGCCAGGGATCTCATCAAGCTGCTTGCCAGAAGCGTTCCATTTGAACAG GCTGTACGGATATTACAGGACGATGTGGCGTGTGACATCATTAAAATCGGGACCTTGGTGAGGAACAGGGAGCGGTTTGTGAAGCGGAGACAGCGTCTTATTGGCCCGAAAGGTTCCACCTTGAAA GCTTTAGAACTGCTGACCAACTGCTATGTGATGGTTCAGGGCAACACTGTGTCAGCCTTGGGACCCTTCAATGGACTAAAGGAG GTGCGCAAAGTTGTCATGGACACGATGAAAAACATCCATCCCATCTACAACATAAAG ACGTTGATGATCAAACGGGAACTGTCCAAAGACCCCGAACTCCGCGTGCAGAATTGGGAACGCTTCCTTCCTCAATTCCGACACAAGAATTTGACAAAGCGGAAGGAACCCAAGAAGAAGACTGTGAAGAAGGAGTACACTCCCTTCCCGCCACCACAGCCAGACAGCCAG GTGGACAAGGAATTGGCTTCGGGTGAATTCTTCCTGCGAGCAAGTGTGAAGAAGATGGCGAAGATGGCAGAGATAAAG gtgaagCAAGCTCAAGCCCTGACCAAGAAGCAGGAGCAGAggaaaaaagcttttattcCTCCTAAGGAGAAACCCATAGTGAAGAAAACTAAAG CACCCGAGGAAAGCAAGCTAGACATCGATGCCATTAAGGAGAAAGTAAAAAAGGCCAAAACCAAGAAGCTGGGTGCTCCACCAGTCAACCCGGCTCCGCCCGTCACCAGCTCcgccacaaacaaaaaaaagaaagcaaagagcAAAAACTAA
- the c23h12orf45 gene encoding uncharacterized protein C12orf45 homolog, producing MDKNSKPNSRDLLSCGSGGGLVEKLLLKPPAVLKTERLPRSSVMERLQSFLPQIAEANQKLKQQIEETSAGHFDIEDVEAAERVIEMDVALIELSGSDSESEEDEEDSSESDEEESEIVLTERNLKLPGRKGKEHINIQVVDEPEK from the exons ATGGACAAAAACAGTAAACCAAACTCACGAGATTTGCTGTCATGTGGTAGTGGTGGAG GTCTCGTTGAGAAGCTGCTCCTTAAACCACCGGCTGTCCTGAAGACGGAAAGACTTCCACGAAGTAGCG TGATGGAACGGCTGCAGAGTTTCTTACCGCAGATTGCGGAAGCCAATCAAAAGCTGAAGCAGCAGATTGAAGAAACTTCTGCAGGACATTTCGACATTGAGGATGTCGAGGCTGCAGAGAGAGTTATCGAGATG GACGTCGCGTTGATAGAGCTCAGTGGATCTGATAGCGAGtcggaggaggacgaggaggattCTTCAGAGTCTGACGAGGAGGAATCAGAGATTGTTTTAACTGAGCGCAATCTCAAATTACCAGGACGCAAAGGCAAAGAGCACATAAACATCCAGGTTGTGGATGAGCCGGAGAAATAA
- the hspa14 gene encoding heat shock 70 kDa protein 14 encodes MAAIGVHFGYTCACVAVFKDGRADVIANDAGDRVTPAVVAYRENEQLVGIAAKQGRVRNAANTVDKVKQVLGRSFDDAETQAHKSQTKCQVVNRSGKPCYEITAGEQLKYIAPEEVAKLIFHKMKETAQSSLGSDVSDAVITVPFEFGPSQKHALREAAEAAGFNVLRLIHEPAAALLAYNIGQDYSAPKSHVLVYKLGGTSLSVTVLQVNGGMFRVLDTHTHHSIGGESFTQALAQHLATEFKRTFKHDVTENARAMLKLMNGADMAKHSLSTLGSANCFVDSLHDGTDFDCNVSRARFELLCSSLFNKSIQPIRSLLEQTKLSATDISKVVLCGGSARIPRLQQMIRDMFPDVELLSSAPPDEVIAVGAALQAGLLVGKDHLVSDEESVQVDVSASDILLKQVDESGAEVFIVLLPSGLPLPARRNHTLSGGGQLSSLCLEIYQRFDSEQPERLAKIILRDLEPNDEHHNIDTVVTMKRDGSLHVACVEQNSGRSEIINIAAAS; translated from the exons ATGGCCGCTATCGGCGTTCACTTCGGTTACACATGCGCTTGTGTAGCGGTATTTAAG GACGGTCGGGCTGACGTCATTGCCAACGATGCAGGAGATAGAGTGACTCCAGCTGTGGTTGCTTACAGAGAGAATGAGCAG CTTGTGGGGATTGCAGCAAAGCAAGGGCGGGTCCGCAATGCCGCCAACACGGTTGACAAAGTCAAGCAAGTGCTGGGCAGAAG CTTTGATGACGCAGAGACGCAAGCTCATAAATCGCAGACCAAATGCCAG GTTGTCAACCGATCCGGGAAGCCCTGTTACGAGATTACAGCAGGAGAACAACTCAAGTACATTGCTCCGGAGGAGGTTGCCAAACTCATATTTCACAAAATGAAAG AAACGGCTCAGTCTTCTCTCGGCTCTGATGTGAGCGACGCCGTCATTACCGTTCCGTTTGAATTTGGGCCCTCTCAGAAGCACGCACTGAG GGAGGCAGCtgaagccgcagggttcaatgTCCTCAGGTTGATCCACGAACCCGCCGCCGCTCTTTTAGCCTATAACATCGGACAGGACTATTCAGCTCCAAAGAG CCATGTTCTGGTATACAAACTGGGCGGTACGTCCCTGAGCGTGACCGTGCTGCAGGTGAACGGAGGAATGTTTCGCGTCCTGGATACCCACACCCACCACAGCATCGGCGGGGAAAGCTTCACGCAGGCCTTGGCCCAGCATCTCGCCACCGAGTTCAAACG CACTTTTAAACACGACGTGACCGAGAATGCACGCGCAATGCTCAAGTTGATGAACGGAGCCGACATGGCCAAACACTCCCTGTCCACACTTGGGTCAGCCAATTGCTTTGTGGACTCCCTGCACGATGGCACTGACTTTGACTGCAATGTCTCCAG AGCTCGTTTTGAACTGCTCTGCTCCTCCCTCTTCAACAAGAGCATCCAGCCAATTAGAAGCTTACTGGAGCAGACCAAACTCTCCGCCACCGACATCAGCAAG GTGGTTCTGTGCGGCGGCTCGGCACGGATCCCCCGTCTGCAGCAGATGATTCGCGACATGTTCCCCGACGTGGAGCTCCTGAGCTCGGCGCCTCCCGATGAGGTCATTGCGGTGGGTGCGGCCCTCCAAGCAGGTTTGTTGGTGGGCAAGGACCACCTTGTCTCCGACGAAGAATCCGTCCAAGTGGATGTGTCTGCCTCTGACATTCTGCTCAAG CAGGTGGATGAATCCGGAGCAGAGGTGTTCATCGTGCTCCTTCCGTCCGGACTGCCGCTTCCTGCTCGCCGCAATCACACCCTGAGTGGAGGAGGCCAACTCTCCTCGCTCTGCCTGGAGATTTATCAGAGATTTGACTCTGAGCAGCCGGAGAGGCTTGCCAAG ATTATACTTCGGGACCTGGAGCCTAACGATGAGCACCACAACATTGATACAGTGGTCACCATGAAAAG GGACGGTTCCCTCCATGTCGCCTGTGTCGAGCAGAACAGCGGGAGGTCGGAAATAATCAACATAGCTGCTGCATCCTGA
- the cdnf gene encoding cerebral dopamine neurotrophic factor, which translates to MSPLLLYTLLLFNRVSYSKAGNCEVCVGFLHRLYGSVTSNHKELTPALVEKELFRACSAAQGKEARLCYYLGAIDDAATRVTASVSQPLASHVPVEKICQRLSSRDTQICQLKHEPELRDLSSEDLKKMRVLELRNILASWGEECRGCLEKHEFVSLILEKALLHTHKGDL; encoded by the exons ATGTCACCACTTCTCCTCTACACTCTGCTGCTTTTCAACAGGGTGTCTTATTCCAAGGCAGGAAACTGTGAAG TGTGCGTGGGGTTTCTTCATAGACTATATGGAAGCGTGACGTCTAATCACAAAGAGCTGACTCCAGCTCTGGTGGAGAAAGAACTCTTCCGGGCTTGCTCTGCCGCTCAGGGGAAGGAGGCAAGGCTG TGTTACTACCTCGGCGCCATTGATGACGCAGCCACCCGCGTCACAGCATCCGTGTCTCAGCCGCTAGCCTCCCATGTTCCTGTGGAGAAGATATGCCAGCGCCTCAGCAGCAGAGACACGCAGATATGTCAACTTAAACACG AGCCAGAGTTGAGGGACCTGAGCAGCGAAGATCTGAAAAAGATGCGAGTGCTGGAGTTGAGGAATATTTTAGCCTCATGGGGAGAGGAGTGCAGAGGGTGCCTGGAGAAACATGAGTTTGTCAGCCTCATTCTGGAGAAGGCCCTGCTTCACACTCATAAAGGAGACCTGTGA
- the rint1 gene encoding RAD50-interacting protein 1, translating to MAASVSEENTEKLPNDSLNPVLTGTPDNGCVTDLSDELRDYVVGFIEKEVGSDVKSLKKVGTLLQKLKEDNSKLEKQVLTVSSSVPPQVSAALSAAEDASTSLEELLQREKLISTKLQQHLQDSQPWMDTLTQKLSEVETVERHMKYLRCLQQIEELSAVVQQCLMTSSVWEAIRAVESMAVMDANLSQSKCSHLRDFLRETLHFWHKIIKDRLTGDLEKVLTQLHWPITSPPTQSLTPTANGQELASQLELLVTQLLALQTSDDLISQRTSPPSKVEAQPSALPQDPPLCLPIQIMLQPLRKRFRYHFYGNRQTNTPSKPEWYLTQVLMWIGNSTSFMEEKIQPILDRANATINARVELCRGLLSLVEDKVVGDASRLLYDDALFCHLVEEVLQFEKELRSNHAYPSHLPGLLHLLLDDAVLQKWLAVEKKMAVEKVDAMLSAEGAWSSQYKDIRDMDELKCPDCAETFMTLLQVITDRYRALPCPSAQLKFLELQKELVDDFRIRLTQVMKEESRCPLSPRYCAILNAVNYISTILTDWGDNVFFLQLQQAAVSLDDEAVVGSLGQMEMGRLASLESSLFEGLLALLDRLRGDMMGRLLDGIMRDITEKAKPYCHDRWFSHPSQHDMATMSLSSSACPMMLCIRDSLLNLHQVLSLSLFQLAWQGLAERLDNFLYQEVVLSNHFSDGGAAQLQFDMTRNLFPLFGHYCKRPENFFKHVKEACIILCLNVGSAILLRDLIKESSSADDTGDWTGRDEPSPQSALNELGVYYLAPCDVLILFNLRASWPGQ from the exons ATGGCGGCGTCCGTATCCGAAGAGAATACAGAAAAACTGCCAAATGACTCTTTAAATCCCGTTTTAACAGGTACTCCTGACAACGGGTGTGTTACGGACCTTTCCGACGAACTGCGTGACTATGTGGTGGGGTTTATAGAGAAAGAGGTGGGCAGCGACGTGAAATCTCTGAAGAAGGTGGGCACTCTGCTGCAGAAATTAAAAGAGGACAACAGTAAATTGGAAAAACAG GTGTTGACAGTCTCCAGCTCTGTACCTCCCCAAGTGTCTGCAGCTCTGTCTGCTGCAGAAGATGCCAGCACTTCTTTGGAGGAGCTTCTGCAACGAGAGAAACTCATCTCCACAAAACTGCAACAG CACCTCCAGGACTCTCAGCCATGGATGGATACTCTCACTCAAAAGCTGAGTGAAGTGGAGACCGTGGAGAGACACATGAAGTACCTTCGCTGCCTTCAGCAAATTGAAGAGCTTAG TGCTGTGGTCCAGCAGTGTCTGATGACCAGCAGCGTGTGGGAGGCCATCAGGGCTGTGGAGAGCATGGCTGTGATGGATGCCAACCTGAGCCAGTCCAAATGCTCTCACCTGCGCGACTTCCTCCGAGAAACTCTTCACTTCTGGCACAAGATCATTAAGGATCGACTGACGGG AGACTTGGAGAAAGTGTTGACCCAGCTTCACTGGCCGATCACATCCCCTCCGACCCAGTCCCTCACGCCCACTGCCAACGGGCAAGAGCTGGCCAGTCAACTGGAGCTGCTGGTCACGCAGCTGCTGGCCCTACAGACATC CGATGACCTCATTTCTCAGAGGACGTCGCCTCCCTCTAAAGTTGAAGCCCAGCCAAGTGCTCTTCCCCAGGATCCTCCACTCTGCCTGCCCATCCAGATCATGCTGCAGCCTCTCAGGAAACGGTTCCGATATCACTTCTATGGCAATCGACAGACTAACACCCCCAGCAAG CCAGAGTGGTACCTGACTCAGGTGCTCATGTGGATCGGGAACAGCACGAGCTTCATGGAGGAGAAGATCCAACCTATCCTGGACCGAGCTAATGCCACCATCAATGCCAGG GTGGAGCTATGTCGAGGCCTCCTGTCTTTAGTCGAAGACAAGGTGGTGGGTGATGCATCCCGCCTGCTTTACGACGACGCGCTCTTCTGCCACCTGGTGGAGGAGGTGCTGCAGTTTGAGAAGGAGCTGCGAAGCAACCACGCATACCCATCCCATCTGCCCGGCCTGCTCCACCTGCTGCTTGACGACGCCGTccttcagaagtggcttgcgGTGGAGAAGAAGA TGGCGGTGGAGAAGGTGGACGCCATGTTGTCGGCCGAAGGAGCGTGGAGCTCTCAGTACAAAGACATCCGAGACATGGATGAACTGAAGTGCCCGGATTGCGCTGAGACCTTCATGACCCTACTCCAAGTTATCACAG ACCGCTACCGAGCATTACCTTGTCCGTCTGCACAGCTGAAGTTTCTGGAGCTGCAGAAAGAGTTGGTGGATGACTTCCGTATACGACTCACTCAG GTCATGAAGGAGGAGTCTCGCTGCCCACTCAGCCCACGCTACTGTGCCATACTCAACGCCGTCAACTACATTTCCACCATCCTGACAGACTGGGGAGATAACGTG TTCTTCCTGCAGCTGCAGCAGGCGGCCGTTTCCCTGGACGACGAGGCTGTGGTGGGAAGCCTGGGGCAGATGGAGATGGGCCGCCTGGCTTCTCTGGAAAGCTCGCTATTTGAAGGCCTGCTGGCTCTGCTGGATCGACTCCGAGGAGACATGATGGGCCGGCTGCTGGATGGCATCATGAGGGACATCACGGAAAAAGCCAAACCGTACTGCCACGACAG GTGGTTTTCTCATCCGTCCCAGCACGACATGGCCACCATGTCTTTGTCTAGTTCCGCATGTCCCATGATGCTTTGTATCAGGGACAGTCTGTTGAACCTGCACCAGGTTTTAAGTCTGTCTCTGTTCCAGCTGGCTTGGCAAGGCCTTGCAGAGAGACTGGACAACTTTCTTTACCAGGAA gtggtccTGTCTAATCATTTTAGTGATGGAGGAGCAGCCCAGCTTCAGTTTGACATGACCAGAAACCTTTTCCCTCTCTTTGGTCACTACTGCAAGAGACCTGAGAACTTTTTTAAGCA TGTTAAGGAAGCCTGCATCATCTTGTGCCTCAACGTGGGTTCTGCTATCCTTCTGCGGGACCTCATCAAGGAGTCTTCTTCGGCAGACGACACGGGCGATTGGACGGGAAGGGATGAGCCCTCGCCGCAGTCTGCCTTGAACGAGTTGGGAGTTTACTACTTGGCTCCTTGTGATGTATTAATTCTCTTTAACCTCAGAGCCTCCTGGCCTGGACAGTGA